Proteins encoded together in one Telopea speciosissima isolate NSW1024214 ecotype Mountain lineage chromosome 6, Tspe_v1, whole genome shotgun sequence window:
- the LOC122665336 gene encoding ubiquitin-related modifier 1 homolog 2-like translates to MQLTLEFGGGLELLCQSVKIHNVDADMSAGEEKITMRNLLSWVRTNLIKERPEMFMKGDTVRPGVLVLINDCDWELSGQLDTPLEEKDVVVFISTLHGG, encoded by the exons ATGCAACTCACTCTCGAGTTCGG TGGTGGACTTGAGCTTCTTTGTCAGTCAGTTAAGATACATAATGTTGATGCTGATATGTCAGCTGGTGAAGAGAAG ATTACAATGAGAAACTTGCTGTCTTGGGTTCGTACCAATTTGATCAAGGAGAGGCCTGAAATGTTCATGAAAGGAGATACCGT GAGACCTGGTGTTCTAGTCCTCATTAATGATTGCGATTGGGAGTTAAGTGGTCAGCTTGATACACCCTTAGAGGAGAAGGATGTGGTGGTTTTTATTTCGACATTGCATGGAGGATGA
- the LOC122664695 gene encoding mediator of RNA polymerase II transcription subunit 18-like yields the protein MECVVQGIIETQHVEALEILLQGLCGVPKVSLRIHELCLKSAPGLGAVASEVRLLCDLEQPEPTWTVRHVGGAMRGAAADQISVLVRTVVESKASKNVLRFFYSLGYKLDHELLRVGFAFHFQRGVRISVTVTSVNKMPKLYAVEDAVPVTPGIKLVEVTAPASSENYTEVDVAVSSFCEYLAPLLHLSKPGVPTTVVPTAAAAAASLMSNGGSKIL from the exons ATGGAGTGTGTGGTTCAAGGAATTATAGAAACACAG CATGTTGAAGCTTTGGAGATTCTACTTCAGGGCCTTTGTGGTGTTCCCAAAGTATCTCTTAGGATCCATGAGTTATGCCTGAAGAGTGCACCTGGGCTTG GAGCGGTAGCCTCAGAGGTTCGACTCTTGTGTGATCTGGAGCAGCCTGAGCCCACTTG GACTGTTCGACATGTTGGTGGAGCCATGAGAGGTGCTGCTGCTGATCAAATTTCTGTCCTGGTGAGGACCGTGGTAGAAAGCAAAGCAAGCAAGAATGTGTTGCGTTTTTTTTATTCCCTTGGTTACAAATTGGACCACGAGCTTCTAAGGGTGGGATTCGCCTTCCATTTCCAAAGGGGTGTGAGGATTTCTGTTACTGTTACTTCAGTTAATAAAATGCCAAAGCTATATGCAGTAGAGGATGCTGTGCCAGTGACACCTGGTATTAAACTAGTTGAAGTGACAGCCCCTGCATCTTCTGAAAACTACACCGAAGTTGATGTTGCAGTTTCATCTTTTTGTGAATATCTAGCACC GCTCCTTCACTTGTCAAAACCGGGAGTCCCAACAACGGTTGttcctactgctgctgctgccgctGCCTCTCTCATGTCAAATGGTGGGAGTAAAATCTTATAG
- the LOC122664694 gene encoding hydroxymethylglutaryl-CoA synthase-like, protein MASQQKDVGILAIDIYFPPTCVQQEELEAHDGASKGKYTIGLGQDCMAFCTELEDVISMSLTAVTSLLEKYGIDPTQIGRLEVGSETVIDKSKSIKTFLMQIFEEYGNTDIEGVDSTNACYGGTAALFNCVNWVESSSWDGRYGLVVCTDSAVYAEGPARPTGGAAAIAMLIGPNAPITFESKCRASHMSHAYDFYKPNLASEYPVVDGKLSQTCYLMALDSCYRRFCDRFEKLGGKPFSMSDADYFLFHSPYNKLVQKSFARLYFNDFLRNASSIEEVAKEKLAPFSALSGDESYQSRDLEKVSQQLAKHLYDTKVQSTTLLPKQVGNMYTASLYAAFASLIHNQHSSLVDKRVIMFSYGSGLTATMFSLQFRGGQHPFTLSNIATVMNVSEKLKSRLEVSPEKFVETLKLMEHRYGSKDFVTTKDTSLLSPGTFYLTEVDSMYRRYYAKKAANGTTGSGNIAACKNGSLGNGH, encoded by the exons ATGGCTTCGCAGCAGAAAGATGTTGGAATCCTTGCCATCGACATTTATTTTCCTCCTACATGCGTACAGCAG GAAGAATTGGAGGCTCATGATGGTGCAAGTAAAGGAAAATACACTATTGGACTTGGGCAAGATTGCATGGCATTTTGTACAGAATTGGAAGATGTCATTTCGATGAG TTTGACAGCTGTTACTTCCCTTCTGGAGAAATATGGGATTGATCCAACACAAATTGGTCGCCTGGAAGTTGGCAGTGAAACTGTAATAGACAAGAGCAAATCCATTAAGACCTTTTTGATGCAAATTTTTGAG GAATATGGCAATACTGACATTGAAGGAGTTGACTCAACAAATGCATGCTATGGGGGAACTGCAGCTTTATTCAACTGTGTGAATTGGGTAGAGAGTAGTTCATGGGACGGACGCTATGGACTTGTTGTGTGCACAGACAGTGCG GTCTATGCAGAAGGTCCAGCCCGTCCCACAGGAGGAGCGGCAGCTATTGCTATGCTGATAGGGCCAAATGCTCCAATTACATTTGAAAGCAAATGTAGAGCAAGTCACATGTCTCATGCCTATGATTTTTACAAGCCCAATCTTGCAAGTGAATACCCG GTTGTGGATGGGAAGCTATCACAAACTTGTTATCTCATGGCTCTTGATTCTTGCTACAGACGTTTCTGTGACAG gtttgaaaaattggggGGAAAGCCATTTTCAATGTCTGATGCagactattttttatttcattctccATATAACAAG CTTGTGCAGAAAAGCTTTGCTCGGTTGTACTTCAATGACTTCTTGAGGAATGCTAG TTCTATTGAGGAggttgcaaaagaaaaactggCACCATTTTCAGCTCTGTCTGGTGATGAAAGCTACCAGAGCCGTGATCTTGAGAAG GTATCACAGCAACTTGCAAAGCATCTATATGACACAAAGGTGCAATCAACCACTTTGCTTCCTAAACAAGTGGGCAACATGTATACTGCATCTCTTTATGCAGCATTTGCATCTCTTATTCACAACCAACACAGCTCACTG GTGGATAAACGGGTAATAATGTTCTCTTATGGGAGTGGTCTAACTGCCACAATGTTCTCATTGCAATTTCGAGGTGGTCAACATCCCTTTACCTTGTCTAACATTGCCACAGTGATGAATGTCTCTGAGAAACTGAAGTCAAGACTTGAG GTCTCCCCTGAAAAATTTGTTGAAACTCTGAAGCTAATGGAACATCGATATGGATCGAAGGACTTTGTGACAACCAAGGACACAAGCCTTTTGTCTCCAGGCACATTCTATCTGACTGAAGTTGATTCCATGTACCGGAGATACTATGCTAAGAAGGCTGCAAATGGAACCACTGGCAGTGGAAATATTGCAGCTTGTAAAAATGGGTCACTAGGGAATGGTCACTAA
- the LOC122665584 gene encoding peroxisome biogenesis protein 16-like, with translation METYKRWVRKNKDYVHQMESLASGLTWFLPERFSNSEIGPEAVTTILGILTAINEHIIDTAPTQIHAGPAERASFPWPLWISMLKDLESLVEVVAQQYYGDDKKWHFIAITEATKVLVRLSAFRDSGYKMLLQGGETPNAESDPNTLGSCNRMGNLTNGANHGPGYFQKLQGHNTRNLEGRALTALNRFGQNARMESNSTWLKRHQQEHAVTSMTVDPPTPPIERPTLSTILSEKGLHGGLFVMAEVLCIARPLVYVLFIRKYGVRSWMPWLVSLAVDLTGVGFLSYVTRSQNNGNGKDFPLSTSEQNEIKRRKLLWALYIMRDPFFSKYTRQRLENTEKFLEPVPVIGVFTAKLIELIVGAQSRYTYMSGS, from the exons ATGGAGACCTATAAAAGATGGGTCAGGAAGAACAAGGATTACGTGCATCAAATGGAGTCTCTGGCCAGT GGTTTGACATGGTTTCTTCCCGAACGCTTCTCGAATTCAGAAATAGGGCCTGAAGCAG TAACAACAATTTTGGGTATTCTCACTGCTATCAATGAACATATAATCGATACGGCCCCTACCCAAATTCATGCTGGGCCTGCAGAGCGCGCCTCATTTCCTTGGCCCTTGTGGATATCAATGCTAAAAGACTTGGAGTCACTGGTTGAAGTCGTGGCGCAGCAATACTATGGCGATGATAAGAAATGGCATTTCATTGCCATTACAGAAGCTACCAA GGTGCTAGTTAGGTTGTCAGCGTTCCGGGACAGTGGATACAAGATGCTCCTACAGGGAGGGGAGACTCCAAATGCGGAAAGCGATCCAAATACTTTGGGTTCCTGCAACAGAATGGGAAATTTGACAAATGGTGCAAATCATGGCCCTGGTTATTTTCAGAAGCTTCAGGGGCATAACACACGGAATCTTGAAGGGCGGGCTTTGACTGCACTGAACAGGTTTGGGCAGAATGCTAGGATGGAATCTAACTCGACATGGTTGAAAAGGCACCAGCAAGAGCATGCCGTGACAAGCATGACTGTAGACCCTCCAA CTCCACCAATTGAGAGGCCTACCCTCTCCACCATTCTTTCTGAGAAAGGACTTCATGGGGGCTTATTTGTGATGGCAGAGGTGCTATGTATTGCAAGACCTCTTGTATATGTTCTATTTATTAGAAAATATGGAGTTCGGTCCTGGATGCCATGGCTTGTTTCGCTGGCGGTGGACCTTACTGGAGTGGGCTTTCTTTCCTATGTTACACGTTCACAAAATAATGGAAATGGCAAAGATTTCCCTCTTTCGACCTCTGAACAGAATGAG ATAAAAAGGCGAAAGCTGTTATGGGCACTTTACATCATGAGAGATCCATTCTTCAGCAAGTATACCAG GCAAAGACTTGAAAACACTGAGAAATTCTTGGAACCTGTTCCTGTTATTGGGGTTTTTACAG CTAAGCTTATTGAGCTTATTGTTGGAGCTCAGTCGCGTTATACTTACATGTCAGGATCGTAA